One window of Thermodesulfobacteriota bacterium genomic DNA carries:
- a CDS encoding CarD family transcriptional regulator: MFKVGAKAVYPAHGVVKVKGIEIKEICGTKKAFYILKVIDSDATVMVPTDNAGIVGLRPVITKSEIPSIYRILRGKKRASNSGNGHQSWNKRYREYAEKLKSGNILEVATVLRDIYLLQSEKELSFGERRIMDAARALLIKEISIAKSLEEESVAGEIEKLLSQ, translated from the coding sequence ATGTTCAAGGTAGGTGCGAAGGCCGTTTATCCCGCTCACGGCGTTGTTAAGGTAAAAGGGATAGAGATTAAAGAAATTTGCGGTACCAAGAAGGCATTTTACATACTTAAAGTTATCGATAGTGATGCTACCGTAATGGTTCCTACCGATAATGCCGGGATTGTCGGATTGAGACCGGTAATAACCAAGTCTGAAATTCCCAGCATATATCGTATACTCAGGGGCAAAAAAAGGGCTAGTAACTCCGGCAACGGCCACCAGAGCTGGAATAAGAGGTACCGTGAGTATGCGGAAAAGTTAAAAAGTGGAAATATATTGGAAGTCGCTACTGTCCTGAGAGATATCTACCTCCTCCAGAGTGAAAAGGAACTTTCCTTCGGGGAACGAAGGATCATGGATGCGGCGAGGGCTTTGTTGATCAAGGAAATCTCCATAGCCAAGAGCCTAGAAGAAGAGTCGGTTGCAGGAGAAATCGAGAAGCTTCTCAGCCAGTAG